A section of the Citrobacter farmeri genome encodes:
- the guaB gene encoding IMP dehydrogenase yields the protein MLRIAKEALTFDDVLLVPAHSTVLPNTADLSTQLTKTIRLNIPMLSAAMDTVTEARLAIALAQEGGIGFIHKNMSIERQAEEVRRVKKHESGVVTDPQTVLPTTTLREVKELTERNGFAGYPVVTQDNELVGIITGRDVRFVTDLSQPVSVYMTPKERLVTVREGEARDVVLAKMHEKRVEKALVVDDSFHLLGMITVKDFQKAERKPNSCKDEHGRLRVGAAVGAGAGNEERVDALVAAGVDVLLIDSSHGHSEGVLQRIRETRAKYPDLQIIGGNVATGAGARALAEAGVSAVKVGIGPGSICTTRIVTGVGVPQITAVSDAVGALEGLGIPVIADGGIRFSGDIAKAIAAGASAVMVGSMLAGTEESPGEIELYQGRSYKSYRGMGSLGAMSKGSSDRYFQSDNAADKLVPEGIEGRVAYKGRLKEIIHQQMGGLRSCMGLTGCGTINELRTKAEFVRISGAGIQESHVHDVTITKESPNYRMGS from the coding sequence CTCGTTCCCGCTCACTCCACCGTTCTGCCGAATACTGCCGACCTCAGCACGCAGTTGACGAAAACTATTCGTCTGAACATTCCTATGCTCTCCGCAGCAATGGACACCGTGACTGAAGCGCGCCTCGCAATTGCGCTGGCCCAGGAAGGTGGCATCGGTTTTATCCATAAAAACATGTCGATTGAGCGTCAGGCGGAAGAAGTTCGCCGCGTGAAAAAACATGAATCTGGCGTGGTAACCGACCCGCAAACCGTTCTGCCCACCACGACCCTGCGTGAAGTGAAAGAACTGACCGAACGCAATGGTTTTGCCGGCTACCCGGTGGTAACGCAAGACAATGAACTGGTTGGGATCATCACCGGTCGTGACGTGCGTTTTGTGACCGATCTGAGCCAACCTGTCAGCGTTTACATGACGCCGAAAGAGCGTCTGGTCACTGTTCGCGAAGGCGAAGCCCGCGATGTTGTGTTGGCAAAAATGCACGAAAAACGCGTTGAGAAAGCGCTGGTTGTTGATGACAGTTTCCACCTGCTCGGCATGATCACCGTGAAAGACTTCCAGAAAGCCGAACGTAAACCGAACTCCTGTAAAGATGAGCATGGCCGCCTGCGCGTTGGCGCTGCGGTTGGTGCGGGCGCCGGTAACGAAGAGCGTGTTGATGCGCTGGTCGCGGCCGGAGTTGATGTGCTGCTGATCGACTCTTCTCATGGTCATTCAGAAGGTGTTTTACAGCGCATCCGTGAAACTCGTGCTAAATATCCGGACCTGCAGATCATTGGCGGTAATGTGGCAACCGGTGCGGGCGCACGTGCCCTGGCGGAAGCGGGTGTGAGCGCGGTGAAAGTGGGTATCGGCCCCGGCTCTATCTGTACGACCCGTATCGTGACTGGCGTGGGTGTTCCGCAGATCACCGCGGTGTCTGATGCCGTTGGAGCGCTGGAAGGCCTGGGTATTCCGGTTATTGCTGACGGTGGTATCCGTTTCTCTGGTGATATCGCCAAAGCCATCGCCGCAGGCGCAAGCGCGGTAATGGTAGGCTCCATGCTGGCAGGTACCGAAGAATCCCCGGGTGAAATCGAACTCTATCAGGGCCGTTCTTACAAATCCTACCGCGGCATGGGCTCTCTGGGCGCGATGTCCAAAGGCTCTTCTGACCGTTACTTCCAGAGCGATAACGCCGCCGACAAACTGGTACCGGAAGGTATCGAAGGCCGTGTTGCCTATAAAGGCCGCCTGAAAGAGATCATTCACCAGCAGATGGGCGGCCTGCGCTCCTGTATGGGGCTGACCGGCTGTGGTACTATCAATGAATTGCGTACTAAAGCGGAATTCGTACGTATCAGTGGTGCGGGTATTCAGGAAAGCCACGTTCACGACGTGACCATCACCAAAGAGTCCCCGAACTATCGTATGGGCTCCTGA
- the guaA gene encoding glutamine-hydrolyzing GMP synthase, protein MTDNIHKHRILILDFGSQYTQLVARRVRELGVYCELWAWDVTEAQIREFNPSGIILSGGPESTTEENSPRAPQYVFEAGVPVFGVCYGMQTMAMQLGGHVEGSTEREFGYAQVEVVTDSALVRGIEDSLTADGKPLLDVWMSHGDKVTAIPSDFVTVASTESCPFAIMANEEKRFYGVQFHPEVTHTRQGMRMLERFVRDICQCEALWTPAKIIDDAVERIRQQVGDDKVILGLSGGVDSSVTAMLLHRAIGKNLTCVFVDNGLLRLNEAEQVMDMFGDHFGLNIVHVPAEDRFLTALKGENDPEAKRKIIGRVFVEVFDEEALKLEDVKWLAQGTIYPDVIESAASATGKAHVIKSHHNVGGLPKEMKMGLVEPLKELFKDEVRKIGLELGLPYDMLYRHPFPGPGLGVRVLGEVKKEYCDLLRRADAIFIEELHKADLYNKVSQAFTVFLPVRSVGVMGDGRKYDWVVSLRAVETIDFMTAHWAHLPYDFLGRVSNRIINEVNGISRVVYDISGKPPATIEWE, encoded by the coding sequence ATGACAGACAATATTCACAAGCATCGCATTCTCATCCTTGATTTCGGATCGCAGTACACACAACTGGTTGCACGCCGCGTGCGTGAACTGGGCGTTTACTGCGAACTGTGGGCATGGGATGTGACTGAAGCACAGATTCGCGAGTTTAATCCTAGCGGTATCATTCTTTCCGGTGGCCCGGAAAGCACCACCGAAGAAAACAGCCCGCGTGCGCCGCAATACGTTTTCGAAGCCGGTGTTCCGGTCTTCGGCGTATGCTACGGCATGCAGACGATGGCTATGCAGTTGGGCGGTCATGTTGAAGGTTCGACTGAGCGTGAATTTGGTTACGCGCAGGTTGAAGTGGTGACCGACAGCGCGCTGGTTCGTGGTATCGAAGACTCGCTGACCGCTGACGGCAAACCGCTGCTGGACGTGTGGATGAGTCACGGCGATAAAGTGACGGCGATCCCGTCCGACTTTGTCACCGTTGCCAGTACCGAAAGCTGCCCGTTTGCCATCATGGCGAACGAAGAAAAACGCTTCTACGGCGTTCAGTTCCACCCGGAAGTGACTCACACCCGTCAGGGGATGCGCATGCTGGAGCGTTTTGTCCGTGACATTTGCCAGTGTGAAGCTCTGTGGACGCCAGCAAAAATCATCGATGACGCCGTTGAGCGTATCCGCCAACAGGTTGGCGATGACAAAGTGATCCTCGGCCTTTCTGGCGGTGTGGATTCTTCTGTCACTGCGATGCTGTTGCACCGTGCGATCGGTAAAAACCTGACCTGTGTTTTCGTTGATAACGGTCTGCTGCGTCTGAATGAAGCCGAACAGGTGATGGACATGTTCGGTGACCACTTTGGTCTGAACATTGTTCACGTTCCGGCTGAAGACCGTTTTCTGACTGCGCTGAAAGGCGAAAACGATCCCGAAGCGAAGCGTAAAATCATTGGCCGTGTCTTTGTTGAAGTCTTCGACGAAGAAGCGCTGAAGCTGGAAGATGTTAAATGGCTGGCGCAGGGCACTATCTATCCGGATGTTATTGAATCCGCCGCCTCTGCGACTGGCAAAGCGCACGTCATCAAATCTCACCATAACGTAGGCGGTCTGCCGAAAGAGATGAAGATGGGCCTGGTTGAGCCGCTGAAAGAGCTGTTTAAAGACGAAGTGCGTAAAATTGGTCTGGAACTGGGCCTGCCGTACGACATGCTCTACCGCCACCCGTTCCCGGGGCCAGGTCTGGGCGTACGCGTGCTGGGCGAAGTGAAGAAAGAGTACTGCGACCTGCTGCGTCGTGCGGATGCTATCTTCATTGAAGAACTGCACAAAGCTGACCTGTATAACAAGGTGAGTCAGGCGTTCACCGTGTTCCTGCCGGTTCGCTCTGTTGGCGTGATGGGCGATGGTCGTAAATACGACTGGGTGGTTTCTCTGCGCGCGGTCGAAACTATCGACTTTATGACGGCGCACTGGGCGCACCTGCCGTATGACTTCCTGGGGC